The following coding sequences are from one Candidatus Zixiibacteriota bacterium window:
- a CDS encoding MG2 domain-containing protein produces MQNPINLAGVILCLGLLFVSCTGDKDTGEIIPAPEEIISAHTSGVISRESSIGIRFVNDIVDTSEVNLPLTGSQLIFEPELEGVLLFSDKNRLEFRPAERLPAGQTYHVTVFLADFVEGQLRQDRFSFEFTVMTQSFTVNVEGLQIVDEKVLAIQQLNGRLLTADAEYASGVEQLLIAEQAGRELPISWRHDDDQRMHVFVVDSVFRGDDSSLVLLEWDGDPIGVDLEGRQEVVIPPVNTFSVTQFRAVQDREQYVEIRFSDPVQKDQSLGGLITVEKVQRPRFSIDGNVVRVYNQNQWIGDVSVTIAAGVQNSLGQKLRGVTSQSVSFPQTNPALRFVGQGVIVPGTEGLTVPFEAVNLRAVVVEATPIAEGSMSQFLQVNDLKGGREMRRVGRVVWKETVPLDLVMGRVNEWIRYGLDVRPLVENHPAGLYHLTLSFQRRHVMYPCRDTDADWRPNELWQSGWDSPLENSNWEAMETAAGIGWREMNEHRNDPCHPAYYKGYWSQGHTVSRNVLMSDMGLIAKKGANDSVLVVATDIGTTKPLSGVDVTLYDYAQTGVGSAVTDGRGMAVIHTEQTPFLLVAKRGDQTGYLRLADGTSLSVSHFDVAGESVAGGFKGFLYGERGVWRPGDSLFITFLLMDKTGQLPLTHPLRFELHDSRGQLVTSFNRKQTQNGCYVFRLATSPDAPTGNWKARVKLGGATFEKKLKIETVMPNRLKVNLDFGDEPDYIWGDTLDGSLSAAWLHGAPAKQLKSDIEVTFASTRTRFEGYDEFVFDDQAARFRPESHMLWEGNLDDTGYTSLQPSVQIKMTAPGMLRAAFRTRVYEPGGAFSVDYSSKRYHPFTRYVGLRVPRGDRRRGMLLTDTTHTIKLAMVDRSGEPVSSGTVEVKLYRIHWRWWWEKGDESPADYIGRTGYEPLDVDTVRIKGGLAEYDFRVNHPNWGRFLVRARDLEENHQTGKIFYADWPGWAGRARKDAPGAANVLTFSSDKEEYQVGEQVVLNIPTGQAGRALVSIESGSRVVKADWIEAGEEPTRYQFAATEDMAPNVYAHVTFVQPHLQAGNDLPIRMYGVIPIKVTDPGTKLAPMITAPSVLTPSDTAEFAVSEASGRAMTYTVAIVDEGLLDLTRFPTPDPWNHFYRREALGVKTWDLFDMVAGAYGGKLEQLLAIGGGESAGEKGSRKANRFVPMVRFMGPFALPAQDSRTHRVDIPQYVGSVRMMVVAGRDGAFGATEKTMPVRKPLMILGTLPRSMVTEETVDLPISVFALEPSVNNVDVSVDVEGALSVEGATTESITFSSLGDQLVTFKLKSGFIPGPAKVVMRATGGGETAEQVIELEVKPPGFPVVDVVDQAVGADKTWTSKLSLPGSPGTNSATLEVSRIPPLNLAQRLSYLIRYPHGCVEQTTSAAFPQLYLSALLNLRPKRQDAIQNNIQAAIHKLPRFQASDGGFGYWRGAGSSNDWCSSYAGHFLLEAARIGYALPSGVMEQWEKYQRKAAAAWVRHETRSELAQAYRLYTLALAGVPELGAMNRLKEESSLPEAAIWRLAAAYQLAGQPEVAEQMVENLDVTVKEYQELSYTYGSNVRDEAMILETLCLLKQMDRAMPVVQEISRVLCARRYLSTQSTAFALIAMARYAGITRLDDKWGFRYTWNHDPPRLVTESAPLVQLPLPVTDDTTGVVTVINKMDYPLFARLVLEGTPPAGREKAAANGLTLKVRYTTPKGETLAVSKLEQGTDIVAEVTVTHSGNDYRHYRELALAAIMPSGWEIRNQRMESQSATTNSRFNFQDIRDDRVYTYFDLRRDKSRTYRFLMNASYLGRFYMPMVHVEAMYDATINARQPGRWVEVVKPGNKL; encoded by the coding sequence ATGCAAAACCCAATCAATTTGGCGGGCGTCATTCTGTGCCTTGGTCTGCTTTTTGTCTCGTGCACGGGCGACAAGGACACTGGGGAAATCATCCCGGCGCCGGAGGAGATCATCTCGGCACACACATCGGGAGTGATCTCGCGCGAAAGTAGTATCGGAATTCGTTTTGTTAACGACATAGTCGATACCAGCGAAGTCAACCTGCCGCTCACAGGTTCGCAGCTGATCTTTGAACCGGAGCTTGAGGGTGTGCTTTTGTTCAGTGACAAGAACCGTCTTGAATTTCGCCCCGCTGAACGGCTGCCGGCCGGGCAAACCTATCATGTCACTGTGTTCCTGGCGGACTTTGTTGAAGGACAGTTGAGGCAGGACAGATTCAGTTTTGAGTTCACCGTTATGACCCAGTCGTTCACGGTCAACGTCGAGGGCTTGCAGATCGTGGATGAGAAGGTACTGGCCATACAACAGTTGAACGGCCGCCTGCTAACGGCTGATGCCGAGTATGCCTCGGGTGTCGAGCAACTGCTCATAGCCGAGCAGGCAGGTAGAGAACTGCCGATTAGCTGGCGCCACGATGACGATCAACGGATGCACGTCTTTGTAGTCGATAGCGTCTTCAGGGGTGACGACTCATCGCTGGTCCTTTTGGAATGGGACGGCGATCCCATTGGTGTCGATCTTGAAGGCAGGCAGGAGGTGGTTATCCCGCCGGTCAACACATTCAGCGTTACGCAGTTTCGAGCCGTGCAGGATAGAGAACAGTATGTAGAGATTCGGTTCAGTGATCCGGTTCAAAAAGATCAAAGCCTGGGCGGGTTGATCACTGTTGAGAAAGTGCAGCGCCCACGTTTCAGTATCGACGGCAACGTAGTGCGCGTCTACAATCAGAATCAATGGATTGGGGATGTCAGCGTGACTATCGCAGCCGGTGTGCAAAATAGTCTGGGCCAGAAGCTTCGCGGTGTAACTTCGCAAAGCGTCAGTTTCCCACAGACCAATCCGGCTCTCAGATTCGTTGGGCAGGGTGTGATAGTCCCGGGCACCGAAGGACTGACTGTGCCCTTCGAGGCGGTCAATCTGCGTGCGGTGGTGGTGGAAGCTACGCCGATCGCTGAGGGCAGTATGTCGCAGTTTTTGCAGGTCAATGATCTGAAAGGTGGACGGGAGATGCGAAGGGTCGGTCGCGTTGTTTGGAAGGAGACGGTGCCGTTGGACCTGGTCATGGGTCGGGTTAACGAGTGGATTCGTTACGGTCTGGACGTTCGTCCGCTGGTTGAGAACCATCCGGCCGGGCTGTATCATCTTACCCTAAGTTTCCAGCGCCGCCACGTGATGTATCCCTGCCGGGACACCGACGCCGACTGGCGACCGAACGAGTTGTGGCAAAGTGGTTGGGATAGCCCGCTTGAGAACTCCAATTGGGAAGCCATGGAGACAGCCGCCGGGATCGGATGGCGCGAAATGAACGAGCATCGCAACGATCCCTGCCATCCGGCCTACTACAAGGGCTATTGGTCACAGGGTCACACCGTCTCGCGCAATGTTCTAATGTCGGACATGGGACTGATCGCCAAGAAAGGCGCCAACGACAGTGTACTGGTGGTGGCCACCGATATCGGAACAACCAAGCCGTTGAGCGGTGTTGATGTCACGCTGTATGATTACGCGCAGACCGGTGTGGGCAGTGCCGTCACCGACGGGCGGGGCATGGCTGTTATCCATACCGAGCAAACGCCTTTTCTGCTGGTTGCCAAACGAGGCGACCAAACCGGGTACCTGCGCCTGGCCGATGGAACATCGCTGTCGGTCAGTCATTTTGATGTAGCCGGCGAGTCGGTAGCCGGTGGCTTCAAGGGTTTTCTGTACGGCGAACGGGGCGTGTGGCGTCCGGGTGACTCGTTGTTCATCACGTTTTTGTTGATGGATAAAACAGGCCAACTGCCCCTTACGCACCCGCTGAGATTCGAGTTGCACGACTCACGCGGTCAGCTTGTAACTTCCTTCAATCGCAAACAAACGCAGAACGGCTGCTATGTTTTCAGGCTGGCCACATCGCCCGACGCTCCCACCGGAAACTGGAAGGCCCGGGTCAAGCTGGGCGGCGCCACCTTTGAGAAGAAACTCAAGATCGAAACAGTCATGCCAAACCGACTCAAAGTCAATCTCGACTTTGGAGATGAGCCCGACTATATCTGGGGTGATACTCTGGACGGCAGCCTCTCGGCAGCCTGGTTGCACGGCGCACCGGCTAAGCAACTAAAATCGGATATCGAAGTCACTTTTGCATCGACGCGCACTCGGTTTGAAGGCTACGATGAGTTTGTTTTCGATGATCAGGCAGCGCGGTTCAGGCCGGAAAGCCACATGCTGTGGGAAGGCAATCTGGACGACACCGGGTATACTTCGCTTCAACCGTCGGTTCAAATCAAGATGACGGCTCCCGGTATGCTGAGAGCGGCCTTTCGCACCCGCGTTTACGAGCCGGGCGGCGCTTTCAGTGTGGACTACAGCAGCAAGCGCTACCACCCGTTTACTCGCTATGTCGGCCTTCGCGTGCCCAGAGGAGATCGCAGGCGCGGTATGCTATTGACCGATACTACTCATACTATCAAGTTGGCCATGGTAGATCGGTCGGGTGAACCGGTGTCCTCCGGGACGGTCGAAGTGAAGCTGTACAGAATCCACTGGCGCTGGTGGTGGGAGAAGGGTGACGAATCACCGGCTGACTATATAGGACGCACCGGCTATGAACCGCTCGATGTTGACACGGTCCGGATCAAGGGAGGCTTAGCAGAATACGATTTCCGAGTCAACCATCCCAACTGGGGTCGTTTCCTGGTGCGTGCCCGTGATCTTGAAGAGAACCACCAGACCGGTAAGATATTCTACGCCGACTGGCCGGGCTGGGCCGGACGAGCCCGCAAAGATGCGCCGGGGGCGGCCAATGTGCTGACCTTCTCGTCTGATAAGGAGGAGTACCAAGTGGGGGAGCAGGTCGTCTTGAATATTCCCACCGGTCAAGCCGGTCGCGCCCTGGTAAGTATCGAGTCCGGCAGCCGCGTTGTTAAAGCGGATTGGATCGAGGCGGGCGAGGAACCGACGCGCTACCAGTTTGCGGCAACCGAGGATATGGCGCCCAACGTTTATGCCCACGTAACATTCGTGCAACCACATCTACAAGCCGGAAACGATCTACCCATTCGCATGTACGGTGTCATTCCGATCAAGGTCACTGATCCGGGGACGAAACTCGCGCCGATGATCACCGCACCGAGTGTGCTAACACCCTCGGATACGGCCGAATTCGCCGTGAGTGAGGCAAGCGGGCGGGCCATGACCTATACTGTGGCGATAGTCGATGAGGGTCTCCTGGACCTTACCCGCTTTCCCACGCCGGACCCCTGGAACCATTTCTACAGGCGTGAAGCGCTGGGGGTCAAGACTTGGGATCTATTCGACATGGTGGCCGGCGCCTATGGCGGAAAGCTCGAACAGTTGCTGGCTATCGGCGGTGGTGAGTCGGCCGGCGAAAAAGGAAGCAGGAAGGCTAACCGATTTGTGCCTATGGTGAGGTTTATGGGTCCGTTTGCGCTACCGGCCCAAGACAGCCGGACGCACCGGGTCGATATCCCGCAATATGTCGGATCGGTCCGGATGATGGTTGTGGCTGGACGAGACGGCGCTTTCGGCGCCACCGAAAAGACAATGCCGGTGCGGAAGCCGTTGATGATTCTGGGCACCCTGCCACGCTCTATGGTTACCGAAGAAACCGTTGATTTGCCGATCTCGGTGTTCGCTTTGGAGCCATCGGTGAACAATGTCGATGTTAGCGTCGATGTCGAAGGTGCTCTGAGTGTCGAGGGCGCCACAACTGAAAGCATCACATTCTCCTCGCTTGGCGATCAACTGGTCACGTTCAAACTAAAGTCTGGATTCATACCCGGTCCGGCCAAGGTGGTCATGCGCGCCACCGGCGGCGGTGAAACAGCCGAACAGGTGATAGAGCTTGAGGTCAAGCCGCCCGGTTTCCCGGTCGTCGATGTGGTCGATCAGGCGGTGGGTGCGGACAAGACCTGGACGTCAAAACTGTCGCTGCCCGGCTCACCCGGCACCAATTCGGCGACGCTCGAAGTGTCGCGAATACCGCCATTGAATCTAGCCCAACGACTGAGTTACCTGATACGATACCCGCATGGCTGTGTGGAGCAGACAACATCCGCTGCTTTCCCACAACTCTATTTGAGCGCTCTGTTGAACCTGAGACCGAAGCGCCAGGATGCGATCCAGAACAATATCCAAGCGGCTATCCACAAACTACCAAGATTCCAGGCGTCCGACGGTGGTTTTGGGTACTGGCGAGGGGCCGGCAGTTCCAACGACTGGTGTTCCAGTTATGCCGGACACTTTCTGCTGGAGGCGGCCCGCATCGGTTACGCCCTGCCCAGTGGCGTGATGGAGCAGTGGGAAAAATATCAACGCAAAGCAGCGGCAGCGTGGGTCAGGCATGAGACGCGATCTGAGCTTGCTCAGGCATATCGACTCTATACGCTGGCCCTGGCCGGTGTGCCGGAGTTGGGAGCCATGAACCGACTGAAAGAGGAGTCGTCGCTGCCTGAGGCAGCCATCTGGCGTTTGGCTGCAGCCTACCAGTTGGCCGGGCAGCCGGAGGTGGCGGAACAGATGGTAGAGAATCTCGACGTAACCGTTAAAGAGTATCAGGAACTTTCTTATACCTACGGCTCCAACGTTCGTGACGAGGCGATGATACTGGAAACGTTGTGCTTGTTGAAGCAGATGGATCGGGCCATGCCGGTTGTGCAGGAGATTTCTCGCGTGTTGTGCGCCCGAAGATACCTCAGCACCCAGTCGACGGCTTTTGCTCTGATCGCAATGGCCCGCTATGCCGGGATCACCAGGTTGGATGACAAGTGGGGCTTTCGCTACACCTGGAATCATGATCCGCCCCGACTGGTTACCGAATCGGCACCGCTGGTGCAGTTGCCACTCCCCGTCACCGACGATACCACCGGAGTCGTGACAGTCATCAACAAAATGGACTATCCGCTTTTCGCGCGCCTGGTTTTGGAAGGTACGCCGCCGGCCGGTCGGGAGAAGGCTGCCGCCAATGGACTGACGCTTAAGGTGCGGTATACGACACCCAAAGGGGAGACGCTGGCGGTCTCAAAGTTGGAGCAGGGGACGGATATCGTCGCCGAGGTCACGGTGACTCACTCGGGCAACGACTATCGTCACTACCGCGAGCTCGCATTGGCCGCTATCATGCCCTCCGGATGGGAGATTCGTAACCAACGCATGGAGAGTCAATCGGCCACTACCAATTCCCGGTTCAACTTTCAGGACATTCGTGACGACCGTGTTTACACCTACTTTGACCTTCGCAGGGACAAGTCCAGGACCTATCGTTTTCTGATGAACGCCAGTTACCTTGGACGATTCTACATGCCGATGGTGCACGTCGAAGCAATGTATGACGCCACGATCAACGCTCGTCAGCCGGGCAGGTGGGTCGAAGTCGTAAAGCCGGGTAATAAACTGTGA